The Gemmata palustris genome includes a region encoding these proteins:
- a CDS encoding bifunctional serine/threonine-protein kinase/formylglycine-generating enzyme family protein: MPTPCPPPNELARYAAGDCDDARASELVEHLGHCDRCLDRLDGLARPGPRCPARDPSSGAPAALAAAVGRVLGAPPAPADVPPEIPGYRVMERLGQGGMGTVFKAVHVRLGKVVALKVIRGARDAAAVARFDREMRAVGRLDHPNIVRASDAGEANGVHFLVMEYVPGETLAQVVRSGGPMGLDRARAAITQLAAGLAVAHAAGIVHRDVKPSNAILTPDGTVKLLDLGLAALPDAAPERTSTEGAELTAVDGSSLTRTGRAMGTRDYMAPEQATAPGAVDARADVYGLGATLWFLLTGTPPPRHGLPHGSLPGALSREVWHQFLANDPGARLPSARSVTVRLFRPVPRRRKVIRVVGVLVTTLVAGAAGMALRAPHHPETSPPVPAPAPAIGRLPFDAGTAKRLQDVWADHSQVPVRLANQHGMNFVLIPPGELGLTAECRTTITRPYYLATTETTIGLYRRFVDATGHRTAAEVDEKGGYFLDFAAPAGKKFQRGPQFNWRTPGHPEATDRYPVVHLSWDDAVAFCEWLSRTDGRRYRLPTEAEWVWAARCGNESEVGEPVLRAKPFDAPWQVDEWTRANAGTPPAPKAVGGRGANVWGVHDILGNVREICRDEFDALPAGAWTDYVKLGTHHQFHVIQGGCYYSPRLPLREHRGRLESHTFDTGFRVALDPAP; the protein is encoded by the coding sequence ATGCCAACACCTTGCCCCCCGCCCAACGAACTCGCCCGGTACGCCGCCGGGGACTGTGACGACGCGCGCGCCTCGGAACTGGTCGAGCACCTCGGTCACTGCGACCGGTGCCTCGACCGGCTGGACGGACTCGCGCGTCCCGGCCCGCGGTGCCCGGCGCGCGACCCTTCTTCCGGCGCGCCGGCGGCACTCGCCGCTGCGGTCGGGCGCGTTTTGGGGGCGCCACCGGCTCCCGCGGACGTGCCGCCGGAAATCCCGGGCTACCGCGTCATGGAACGGTTGGGGCAGGGCGGCATGGGAACGGTCTTCAAGGCGGTTCACGTGCGGCTGGGCAAAGTCGTTGCGCTCAAGGTCATTCGGGGCGCGCGGGACGCAGCCGCCGTCGCCCGGTTCGATCGCGAGATGCGCGCGGTCGGTCGGCTCGACCACCCGAACATCGTGCGCGCCTCCGACGCGGGCGAGGCGAACGGCGTTCACTTCCTAGTCATGGAGTACGTTCCGGGGGAAACGCTCGCACAGGTCGTGCGGTCCGGCGGCCCGATGGGGCTCGACCGGGCGCGCGCCGCGATCACCCAACTGGCCGCCGGGCTGGCGGTCGCCCACGCCGCCGGGATCGTCCACCGAGACGTGAAACCCTCGAACGCGATCCTAACGCCCGACGGAACGGTGAAGTTGCTCGACCTGGGACTGGCGGCGCTGCCGGACGCGGCACCGGAGCGCACCTCGACGGAGGGCGCCGAATTGACGGCGGTCGACGGATCGAGCCTGACTCGGACCGGGCGCGCGATGGGTACCCGGGATTACATGGCCCCCGAACAGGCGACCGCGCCCGGGGCGGTGGACGCGCGGGCGGACGTGTACGGGCTCGGCGCGACGCTCTGGTTCTTGCTCACCGGCACGCCGCCGCCGCGCCACGGGCTGCCACACGGGTCACTCCCTGGGGCACTGTCCCGCGAGGTGTGGCACCAGTTTCTCGCGAACGACCCGGGGGCGCGCCTGCCGTCCGCTCGGTCCGTCACGGTGCGCTTGTTTCGGCCGGTCCCGCGCCGGCGCAAAGTCATTCGGGTGGTCGGGGTACTCGTTACGACTCTCGTCGCGGGGGCCGCGGGAATGGCGCTCCGCGCGCCGCACCATCCAGAAACCTCTCCACCCGTACCGGCCCCGGCTCCCGCGATCGGCCGGTTGCCGTTCGACGCAGGAACCGCGAAACGATTACAGGACGTGTGGGCCGATCATTCTCAGGTTCCGGTCCGGCTCGCCAACCAGCACGGAATGAACTTCGTGCTGATCCCGCCCGGCGAACTGGGGCTGACGGCCGAGTGCCGCACGACAATTACCCGGCCGTACTACCTAGCGACGACGGAAACGACGATCGGGCTGTACCGGCGGTTCGTCGATGCGACCGGGCACCGCACCGCGGCCGAGGTGGACGAAAAGGGCGGCTACTTCCTCGATTTTGCCGCACCCGCGGGCAAGAAGTTCCAGCGCGGCCCGCAGTTCAATTGGCGCACGCCAGGGCACCCCGAAGCGACCGACCGGTACCCCGTGGTTCACCTGAGTTGGGACGACGCGGTAGCGTTCTGCGAATGGTTGTCGCGCACCGACGGGCGCCGGTACCGTTTGCCGACCGAGGCCGAGTGGGTCTGGGCGGCGCGGTGCGGGAACGAGAGCGAGGTCGGGGAACCGGTGCTGAGGGCCAAGCCGTTCGACGCGCCCTGGCAGGTGGACGAGTGGACCCGCGCGAACGCGGGCACCCCGCCCGCGCCGAAAGCGGTGGGCGGGCGCGGCGCGAACGTATGGGGCGTACACGACATTCTCGGAAACGTCCGCGAGATCTGCCGTGATGAATTCGACGCGCTCCCCGCGGGGGCGTGGACCGATTACGTGAAGCTCGGCACGCACCACCAATTTCACGTGATTCAAGGGGGCTGCTATTACTCGCCCCGACTTCCGCTGCGGGAGCACCGCGGGCGGTTGGAGTCGCACACCTTCGACACCGGGTTCCGCGTGGCGCTCGACCCCGCACCGTAA
- a CDS encoding DUF1559 domain-containing protein, with product MLQRPRRAFTLIELLVVIAIIAILIGLLLPAVQKVREAAARMSCQNNLKQFGLAIHNFESSNGFLPPSRTTVPAKRSWTTLGLPYVEQDNVAKQWDLNVAWNSGTNAVVSQTSFKLFKCPSAPDSRRATSLGTLGAGDYGSVNEVKPDFWPANGLTYPGAGAAVGVLEKETASNFPLRVRITAITDGTSNTIMLAEDAGRPNVFILGKDQGTNTADGWGWADPDTGFSISGVTSGTNKTPGTCVVNCTNDSEMYSFHTGGANVVLADGSVRFVRSSVSPVTLAYACTRAGGEVLSNDW from the coding sequence ATGCTCCAGCGCCCGCGTCGCGCTTTTACACTCATTGAATTGCTGGTGGTGATCGCGATCATTGCCATCCTCATTGGGCTGCTTCTCCCCGCGGTGCAGAAAGTGCGCGAGGCCGCGGCCCGCATGAGCTGCCAGAACAATTTGAAGCAGTTCGGACTGGCGATCCACAACTTTGAAAGCTCGAACGGATTCTTGCCTCCCAGCCGGACGACCGTTCCGGCCAAGCGGTCGTGGACGACGCTCGGGCTGCCCTACGTCGAACAGGACAACGTCGCTAAGCAGTGGGATCTGAACGTGGCGTGGAACAGTGGGACAAACGCGGTCGTGTCGCAGACCTCGTTCAAACTGTTCAAGTGCCCGTCGGCCCCGGACAGTCGGCGCGCCACGAGCCTCGGCACGTTGGGCGCTGGGGACTACGGCTCGGTCAACGAGGTGAAGCCCGACTTCTGGCCCGCCAACGGGCTGACGTATCCCGGGGCGGGCGCGGCGGTCGGCGTGCTGGAAAAAGAAACAGCGTCGAACTTCCCCCTGCGGGTCCGGATCACCGCGATCACCGACGGAACGTCGAACACGATCATGCTCGCGGAGGACGCCGGGCGCCCGAACGTGTTCATCCTGGGCAAGGACCAGGGAACCAACACGGCCGACGGGTGGGGGTGGGCGGACCCGGACACGGGGTTCAGCATCAGTGGGGTGACGAGCGGCACGAACAAGACGCCCGGTACCTGCGTCGTTAACTGCACAAACGACAGTGAAATGTACAGCTTCCACACGGGCGGGGCGAACGTGGTTCTGGCGGACGGGAGCGTGCGGTTCGTTCGGTCGTCGGTTTCGCCGGTCACACTCGCCTACGCCTGTACGCGCGCCGGCGGCGAGGTTCTGAGCAACGATTGGTAA
- a CDS encoding YceK/YidQ family lipoprotein, with protein sequence MLRIPAIAALAFVLAGCGTVENFTRGYKGQTKPYGGVQIAANRFNEDPIAVALMLPFWTTDLGLSAVGDTVALPVTVSLAIVRGISDYYFPKDETPVSQNEPRTDAPATDKPPTAP encoded by the coding sequence ATGCTGCGGATTCCCGCGATTGCAGCGCTCGCGTTCGTGCTCGCCGGTTGTGGCACTGTGGAGAATTTCACGCGCGGCTACAAGGGTCAGACGAAGCCCTATGGCGGGGTACAGATCGCGGCGAACCGGTTCAACGAAGACCCCATTGCGGTCGCCTTGATGCTACCCTTCTGGACCACCGATCTGGGGCTTTCCGCGGTCGGCGATACGGTCGCTCTGCCGGTTACCGTTTCGCTCGCGATCGTTCGCGGGATCAGCGACTACTACTTCCCGAAAGACGAGACGCCAGTAAGCCAGAACGAACCGCGCACCGACGCTCCCGCAACCGACAAGCCACCGACCGCCCCCTGA
- a CDS encoding RNA polymerase sigma factor, producing the protein MSESAPASDDATSPTLLHDARNRDPGAWRRLVHLYSPAIFRWAKRTGLSDEDAGDIVQDVWASVSSALERFRRDRRTDTFRGWLWTVTRNKVRDLARRREESAAAAGGTDAQQILNHVPEAEPPDAVDADSAEWLNRALDLVRPDFEESTWQAFWRMVVQGQPARDVAEALGMAPNAVHQAKFRVVKRLRQELELIGAADDPSFTNLFPVA; encoded by the coding sequence ATGAGCGAGTCCGCGCCCGCGTCCGACGACGCGACCTCTCCAACACTGCTGCACGACGCGCGGAACCGCGACCCGGGGGCGTGGCGCCGACTGGTTCACCTCTACAGCCCCGCGATCTTCCGCTGGGCGAAGCGCACCGGCCTGAGTGACGAGGACGCGGGCGACATCGTTCAGGACGTGTGGGCCTCGGTCAGCTCCGCCCTGGAGCGGTTCCGCCGGGACCGGCGGACGGACACCTTTCGCGGCTGGCTCTGGACGGTGACCCGTAACAAGGTGCGTGACCTCGCGCGGCGCCGCGAAGAGTCCGCGGCAGCGGCCGGGGGCACGGACGCGCAACAGATACTCAACCACGTTCCCGAAGCGGAACCGCCGGACGCCGTCGACGCCGATTCCGCGGAGTGGCTGAACCGGGCGCTCGACCTGGTGCGCCCCGACTTCGAGGAGAGCACCTGGCAGGCGTTCTGGCGGATGGTGGTGCAGGGGCAACCGGCGCGCGACGTGGCCGAAGCCCTGGGCATGGCCCCGAACGCGGTACACCAAGCGAAGTTCCGCGTGGTCAAGCGGTTGCGCCAGGAGCTCGAGCTCATCGGAGCGGCCGACGACCCGTCGTTCACGAATCTTTTCCCAGTCGCGTAA
- a CDS encoding PQQ-dependent sugar dehydrogenase, translating to MPPHARLLRVALAFVALGSLILAVGSGSSSRSQTDAKPERPVPEPYKQAPPSHFECRWADTPIALDGVADEAAWKHAQSINAFHVPWLGDAARMARTATTAKLLWDREYLYFHAEMEDSDLFADITEHDGDLWKNDVFELFLRPDFEKTGYYEFQVSAAGTRFDAFYPKYDLDSIAKQSKVGTFRMESKVKLNGTLNKRDDVDKGWSVEGRIPWTDFLRTGGRPVAGEKWKLNLCRFDYNTNWKNEELSCVAPITKKKIPPFFHQSEDYATLAFVGPDATTAKPFGIENRAPLTTSTVVGFPDPPPPFIAVRALDKYRPEFPIRVEPIPGTADLLLITQPQPYGPTQMWRAAYGAATTNKDAVKLMETPNGGTAYDIAFHPKFAENRYVYIGWNGATPGRKGKWSTITRYTMSKNAPHDLDPKSAKTIIEWESDGHNGCAVCFGSDGTMFVTSGDGTSDSDTNLTGQRTDLLLAKVLRIDVDSPAEGKAYSVPKDNPYVGKKDFAPETWAYGLRNPWRITFDAKTKQLWVGQNGQDLWEQAYLVEKGDNYGWSVMEGSHPFYPNRKAGPTPISKPTVEHHHSEARSLTGGVVYHGAKHPDLKGAYIYGDYSTGHIWAVKHTGTKIEWHKKIAITTLKITSFALDPDGELLICHHSAAGDGGLYTLAPNTAKHAGTFPKKLSDSGLFDSVKDHAMKPGVIPYSVNAPFWSDGAHKERFLAVPEGTIQFKRNGGWDMPDKAVLVKSFALELKEGDPSTRKWIETRFMTKQDGEWYGYSYVWNEAGTDATLVDSPGLDRTFTVATATGARQQAWHYPSRAECMVCHSRAANYVLGLCEVQMNKDYTYLSGRTDNQLRVLERLGLLNVAWAGEVEGAIKDATSKQQPNQREPKPTGMLPAPPAGLKKLADPYDKTQDLTARAKAWLHTNCATCHVEAGGGNAQMQLDFPTEWDKMRLIGATPVHQTFDLKGAKLIAPGAPEKSVVIHRIGQRGPNSGQMPPLSSSRVDALGVELMTEWCKSLKKP from the coding sequence ATGCCTCCTCACGCTCGACTCCTCCGTGTGGCTCTCGCGTTCGTCGCGCTTGGCTCTTTGATTCTCGCAGTGGGCTCTGGCAGTTCGTCCCGTTCACAAACCGACGCAAAGCCCGAACGCCCCGTCCCGGAACCGTACAAGCAGGCCCCACCGAGTCACTTCGAGTGCCGCTGGGCGGATACCCCCATCGCCCTTGATGGCGTTGCGGACGAGGCGGCCTGGAAGCACGCACAATCGATTAACGCATTTCACGTGCCGTGGCTCGGGGACGCGGCTCGCATGGCCCGCACTGCGACCACGGCGAAACTCCTCTGGGACCGCGAATACCTATACTTCCACGCCGAGATGGAAGACTCCGACCTCTTCGCGGACATCACCGAGCACGATGGCGATTTGTGGAAGAACGACGTGTTCGAGCTCTTCTTGCGCCCGGATTTTGAGAAGACCGGTTACTACGAGTTCCAGGTGAGCGCTGCGGGCACGCGATTCGATGCCTTTTACCCAAAGTACGATCTGGACTCGATCGCGAAGCAGTCGAAGGTGGGCACGTTCCGAATGGAATCGAAGGTGAAGTTAAACGGCACACTTAACAAGCGCGATGACGTCGACAAGGGGTGGAGCGTGGAGGGCCGAATCCCGTGGACGGACTTCCTGCGCACCGGGGGCCGGCCGGTCGCGGGCGAGAAGTGGAAACTGAATCTTTGCCGGTTCGACTACAACACGAACTGGAAGAACGAAGAACTATCGTGTGTCGCGCCGATCACGAAGAAGAAGATCCCGCCGTTCTTCCACCAAAGTGAAGACTACGCGACGCTCGCGTTCGTCGGCCCGGACGCCACCACCGCGAAACCGTTCGGGATCGAGAATCGCGCGCCGCTCACCACGTCCACGGTCGTTGGTTTTCCCGATCCCCCGCCGCCGTTCATCGCGGTCCGTGCCCTCGACAAGTACCGACCGGAGTTCCCGATTCGCGTGGAGCCGATTCCGGGTACCGCGGATCTGCTCCTCATCACGCAACCGCAACCCTACGGGCCGACGCAGATGTGGCGTGCCGCGTATGGTGCAGCGACGACCAACAAGGACGCGGTGAAGCTGATGGAGACGCCGAACGGCGGGACCGCCTATGACATCGCGTTCCACCCGAAGTTCGCGGAGAACCGGTACGTCTACATCGGCTGGAACGGAGCGACACCCGGGCGCAAGGGCAAGTGGAGCACGATCACCCGCTACACGATGAGCAAGAACGCGCCGCACGATCTCGATCCCAAGAGCGCGAAGACCATCATCGAATGGGAGTCCGACGGCCACAACGGGTGTGCGGTGTGTTTCGGGAGCGACGGCACGATGTTCGTCACCAGCGGTGACGGGACTTCCGACTCCGACACGAATCTGACGGGACAGCGCACGGACCTGCTTCTCGCGAAGGTGCTTCGCATCGACGTCGATTCACCCGCTGAGGGGAAAGCGTACAGCGTACCGAAGGACAACCCGTATGTGGGCAAGAAGGACTTTGCCCCCGAGACGTGGGCATACGGGCTGCGCAACCCGTGGCGCATCACCTTCGACGCGAAGACGAAACAGCTCTGGGTCGGCCAGAACGGGCAAGACTTGTGGGAACAAGCCTACTTGGTGGAGAAGGGCGACAATTACGGGTGGAGCGTGATGGAGGGCAGCCACCCGTTCTACCCGAACCGCAAAGCCGGCCCGACGCCGATCAGTAAACCCACCGTGGAGCACCACCACTCGGAAGCGAGATCGCTGACGGGTGGGGTGGTGTATCACGGCGCCAAACACCCCGACTTGAAGGGCGCGTACATCTACGGCGACTACAGCACCGGGCACATCTGGGCCGTGAAGCACACCGGGACGAAGATCGAGTGGCACAAGAAGATCGCGATCACCACGCTGAAGATCACGAGCTTCGCACTCGATCCCGACGGCGAACTTTTAATCTGCCACCACTCCGCGGCCGGTGACGGCGGGCTTTACACGCTCGCACCCAACACGGCCAAGCACGCGGGCACGTTCCCCAAAAAACTGAGCGACAGTGGGCTGTTCGATTCGGTGAAGGACCACGCGATGAAGCCGGGCGTGATCCCGTACTCGGTCAACGCGCCGTTCTGGTCCGACGGGGCGCACAAGGAGCGCTTCCTGGCGGTGCCCGAAGGCACGATCCAGTTCAAGCGCAACGGCGGGTGGGACATGCCCGACAAAGCCGTGCTCGTGAAGAGTTTCGCGCTCGAGCTAAAAGAGGGCGACCCGAGCACCCGGAAGTGGATCGAAACGCGGTTCATGACGAAGCAGGACGGCGAGTGGTACGGCTATTCCTACGTGTGGAACGAGGCCGGGACCGACGCCACCCTTGTGGACTCCCCGGGGCTCGATCGCACGTTCACGGTCGCCACCGCGACCGGTGCGCGCCAGCAGGCGTGGCACTACCCGAGCCGGGCCGAGTGCATGGTGTGTCACAGTCGCGCTGCAAACTACGTTCTGGGGCTGTGCGAAGTGCAGATGAACAAGGACTACACCTACCTCAGCGGGCGCACGGACAACCAGCTCCGCGTGCTCGAGCGCCTGGGCCTCTTAAACGTGGCCTGGGCCGGCGAGGTGGAGGGGGCAATAAAGGACGCTACGAGCAAGCAGCAGCCGAACCAGCGCGAGCCGAAGCCGACCGGGATGTTACCGGCGCCGCCCGCGGGGCTGAAGAAGTTGGCCGACCCTTACGACAAGACGCAAGACCTGACCGCCCGCGCGAAGGCGTGGCTGCACACGAACTGCGCGACCTGCCACGTCGAAGCCGGCGGCGGGAACGCCCAGATGCAACTCGACTTCCCCACCGAGTGGGACAAGATGCGTCTCATCGGCGCGACCCCGGTTCACCAGACGTTCGACCTGAAGGGCGCGAAGCTCATCGCGCCGGGGGCACCGGAGAAGAGCGTGGTGATTCACCGCATCGGCCAGCGCGGGCCGAACTCGGGTCAGATGCCGCCACTGTCGTCGAGTCGCGTGGACGCGCTCGGGGTGGAACTGATGACCGAGTGGTGCAAGAGTTTGAAGAAGCCGTAA
- a CDS encoding S9 family peptidase, producing MSGQTISLAVLCAVTVSLACRELAAQDRLATMPGYDNYQKVSKELPGAVKSGAVSVTWKDEGKAFEYRHEGKFLRFDIATGKITPVADAKDAPKGPGGRGPFGGAPQGGAPRGRQSTSTTSPDGQFKAFYRDRNLWLSDAKGLIEMAVTTDGSEKSRIKNGSASWVYGEELFQRSAMWWSPDSKKVAFYRFDETSVPDYYLALDQTALMTKLDAEPYPKPGAPNPVVDLLVYDLTTKKTTKLDVRDGKPFANDVVGHYAYRVSWAADGKELLFERTNRRQNVLELAAADPVGGKCRVVVREEWPASWVENLPPMRFLKDGRRFIWTSERTGWRNLYLYDLGGKLLATLTNYPFEVANVVRVDEEAGVLYYTARSGDNPMKLQLHRVGLDGTGDTRLTDPAFHHAVDFAPDGKHFIDVYQTHAVPPASRLVSADGKAVADLAKSDTTKFEKLGLRAPELLKFKAGDGATDLYGLLHFPSNFDPAKKYPLLVSVYAGPGTNGARETHAAPSALAEYGFLVASFDSRSAGGRGKKFLDAIYGKLGVVEIDDQAAGVKALWERPYLDKTRVGIYGGSYGGYASVMCLLRHPDVFQAACASSPVTDYRLYDSIYTERYMGLPQDNKAGYDAGSAVVHAAKLKGRLMIYYGTADNNVHPSNSLQLIRALQRAGKSFDLQVGPDAGHSGISQPRMMEFFIENLVLRK from the coding sequence ATGTCGGGTCAGACGATTTCGCTCGCTGTACTGTGTGCCGTCACCGTTTCCCTCGCGTGTCGCGAACTCGCCGCACAGGACCGGCTCGCGACGATGCCGGGGTACGACAACTACCAAAAGGTGAGCAAGGAGCTCCCGGGTGCGGTGAAGTCCGGCGCGGTCTCGGTCACATGGAAGGACGAGGGGAAGGCGTTCGAGTACCGGCACGAGGGGAAATTCCTCCGGTTCGACATCGCCACGGGTAAGATTACCCCGGTCGCGGACGCGAAGGACGCCCCGAAAGGGCCGGGCGGGCGCGGGCCGTTCGGTGGGGCACCCCAAGGCGGGGCACCGCGCGGGCGACAGTCCACCTCGACCACGTCCCCGGACGGCCAGTTCAAGGCGTTCTACCGCGACCGGAACCTGTGGCTGTCGGACGCCAAGGGGCTGATCGAAATGGCGGTGACCACCGACGGGAGCGAGAAGTCCCGCATCAAGAACGGCTCCGCGAGCTGGGTGTACGGCGAGGAACTGTTCCAGCGCTCGGCGATGTGGTGGTCCCCGGACAGCAAGAAGGTCGCGTTCTACCGGTTCGACGAGACGAGCGTCCCCGATTATTACCTGGCGCTCGATCAGACGGCGCTCATGACGAAGCTCGACGCCGAACCGTACCCGAAGCCGGGCGCCCCGAACCCGGTCGTCGATCTGCTCGTCTACGACCTCACCACCAAGAAGACGACGAAGCTCGACGTGCGCGACGGTAAGCCGTTCGCTAACGATGTGGTCGGGCACTACGCGTACCGGGTTTCCTGGGCGGCGGACGGCAAGGAGTTACTCTTCGAGCGGACGAACCGGCGCCAGAACGTGCTGGAACTCGCCGCCGCGGACCCGGTGGGTGGGAAGTGCCGGGTCGTGGTCCGCGAGGAGTGGCCGGCGAGCTGGGTCGAGAACCTGCCGCCGATGCGGTTCCTCAAAGACGGGCGCCGGTTCATCTGGACCTCGGAGCGCACCGGCTGGCGCAACCTCTACCTCTACGACCTCGGTGGGAAGCTCCTCGCCACCCTGACGAATTACCCGTTCGAGGTGGCGAACGTCGTCCGCGTCGATGAAGAGGCGGGCGTACTCTACTACACCGCCCGCAGCGGCGACAACCCGATGAAGCTCCAACTCCACCGCGTGGGGCTCGACGGCACGGGCGACACGCGCCTGACCGATCCCGCGTTCCACCACGCCGTCGACTTCGCCCCGGACGGCAAGCACTTCATCGACGTGTACCAGACGCACGCCGTTCCCCCCGCGAGCCGGCTCGTCTCCGCGGACGGGAAGGCGGTCGCGGACCTGGCGAAGAGCGACACCACGAAGTTCGAGAAGCTCGGACTCCGCGCACCGGAACTGCTGAAGTTCAAAGCCGGGGACGGCGCGACAGACCTGTACGGACTGCTGCACTTCCCATCGAACTTCGACCCCGCGAAAAAGTACCCGCTGCTCGTATCAGTGTACGCCGGGCCGGGAACGAACGGCGCCCGCGAGACGCACGCCGCACCGTCGGCGCTGGCCGAGTACGGGTTCCTGGTCGCGTCGTTCGATTCGCGCAGCGCGGGCGGGCGGGGAAAGAAGTTCCTCGACGCGATCTACGGGAAACTCGGTGTGGTCGAGATCGACGACCAGGCAGCCGGGGTGAAGGCGCTGTGGGAGCGCCCGTACCTCGATAAGACCCGCGTGGGCATCTACGGGGGCTCTTACGGCGGGTACGCATCCGTTATGTGCCTACTGCGGCACCCGGACGTGTTTCAAGCCGCGTGCGCCTCGTCCCCGGTGACCGACTACCGGCTATACGATTCGATCTATACGGAGCGGTACATGGGGCTGCCGCAGGACAACAAGGCCGGGTACGACGCGGGCAGCGCGGTGGTCCACGCGGCGAAACTGAAGGGCCGGCTGATGATCTACTACGGTACCGCGGACAACAACGTCCACCCGTCGAACTCGCTGCAACTGATCCGCGCGCTCCAGCGCGCGGGCAAGAGCTTCGACCTGCAGGTCGGCCCGGACGCGGGCCACTCCGGGATCTCGCAGCCGCGGATGATGGAGTTCTTCATCGAGAATCTGGTACTGCGCAAGTAA
- a CDS encoding amidase, producing MSPDVSRRELFATVAAVGVGSATFQRAVAATAAQPKIETVTAEMVQNAEWVAGVTLTDAERKTVASALTNTLRSVSAFNKLDLGNAVPPAIHFNAVPWESPSKDGRGKTELRARPAVPKKPDTDDDLAFLPLATLAELIRLKKITSADLTKIYLARLKKYNPALLCAVSLTEELALKQAAEADREIAAGKYRGALHGIPWAAKDLIAYPGYPTTWGAGHFQEQKLDEKATVAARLDDAGAVLACKSTLGSLAWGDIWFGGTTRNPWNIKQGSSGSSAGTASSVAAGLVGFGLGSETLGSIVSPSTRCGVTGLRPTFGRVSRHGCMALCWSLDKIGPMCRSAEDCALVFGAIHGFDGKDATAQDRPFNWPSQVNLKELNVGFVEGNLSETDLKVLKELGAKMVPIKLPQQAAGQIVSMILDVEAATAFDDITRADVKEGIGLWPNTFRRGRFVSAVDYLKAQRARTLLMREMAKVMEKVDLYAGGNDLQITNLTGHPTVCLPNGFRGNSPTALTFTGRLFGESTLLAVAQAYQEATGHHLKRPPQDTWVAEKKDK from the coding sequence ATGTCACCCGACGTTTCGCGCCGCGAACTCTTCGCCACCGTTGCCGCGGTCGGCGTTGGTAGCGCCACGTTCCAGCGCGCGGTCGCGGCCACCGCAGCGCAACCGAAGATCGAAACGGTCACTGCAGAAATGGTGCAGAACGCGGAATGGGTTGCCGGCGTCACACTCACGGACGCGGAACGAAAGACCGTAGCCAGCGCGCTTACCAACACACTGCGGAGCGTCTCGGCGTTCAACAAACTCGACCTCGGGAACGCGGTTCCGCCCGCCATTCACTTCAACGCGGTCCCGTGGGAATCGCCCTCGAAAGACGGGCGCGGGAAGACCGAGCTTCGCGCACGCCCCGCCGTACCGAAGAAGCCCGACACCGACGATGACCTCGCGTTCTTACCACTCGCAACACTGGCGGAACTGATTCGCCTGAAGAAAATCACTTCCGCCGATCTCACGAAGATCTATCTCGCGCGGCTGAAGAAATACAATCCGGCGCTCTTATGTGCCGTCTCGCTTACGGAAGAACTCGCACTGAAGCAGGCGGCGGAAGCTGACAGGGAGATTGCCGCGGGGAAGTACCGCGGAGCGCTCCACGGCATCCCGTGGGCCGCAAAAGACCTGATCGCGTACCCTGGTTATCCGACCACATGGGGCGCGGGGCATTTCCAAGAACAAAAGCTCGACGAGAAGGCGACGGTCGCCGCGCGCCTGGACGATGCGGGGGCGGTGCTGGCGTGTAAATCGACGCTCGGCTCGCTCGCGTGGGGCGATATTTGGTTCGGCGGCACCACCCGCAACCCGTGGAACATCAAACAGGGGAGCAGCGGGTCGTCCGCGGGGACCGCGTCGAGCGTTGCGGCGGGGCTGGTCGGGTTCGGGTTGGGCAGCGAAACGCTCGGCAGCATCGTTTCGCCGAGCACGCGGTGCGGCGTGACCGGGTTGCGCCCGACGTTCGGGCGCGTGAGCCGGCACGGGTGCATGGCGCTGTGCTGGTCGCTCGACAAGATCGGCCCGATGTGCCGCAGCGCCGAGGACTGCGCACTGGTGTTCGGGGCGATCCACGGCTTCGACGGCAAGGACGCGACCGCCCAGGACCGGCCGTTTAACTGGCCCTCGCAAGTGAATCTGAAAGAACTGAATGTGGGCTTCGTTGAGGGCAATTTGTCCGAAACGGACCTGAAGGTGCTCAAGGAATTGGGTGCGAAGATGGTGCCGATCAAGTTGCCGCAACAGGCCGCGGGACAGATCGTGAGCATGATTCTGGACGTGGAAGCAGCGACGGCGTTCGACGACATCACCCGCGCGGACGTGAAGGAGGGCATCGGCCTGTGGCCGAACACGTTCCGCCGCGGGCGGTTCGTGTCGGCCGTCGATTACCTCAAAGCGCAACGTGCGCGCACGCTCCTGATGCGCGAGATGGCGAAAGTGATGGAGAAGGTCGATCTGTACGCCGGCGGAAACGATCTGCAAATCACGAACCTGACCGGGCACCCAACTGTCTGCTTGCCGAACGGCTTCCGCGGCAACTCACCCACGGCGCTCACCTTCACGGGCCGGCTCTTCGGCGAAAGCACACTGCTCGCGGTCGCCCAAGCCTACCAGGAGGCCACCGGCCACCACCTCAAACGCCCGCCGCAAGATACATGGGTCGCTGAGAAGAAAGACAAGTAA